Proteins encoded together in one Balaenoptera musculus isolate JJ_BM4_2016_0621 chromosome 6, mBalMus1.pri.v3, whole genome shotgun sequence window:
- the PLPP7 gene encoding inactive phospholipid phosphatase 7 isoform X1 encodes MPGAQSRARARDRNNVLNRAEFLSLNQPPKGAPEPRSSGRKASGPSAQPSCPGDGARERRQSQQLPEEDCMQLNPSFKGIAFNSLLAIDICMSKRLGVCAGRAASWASARSMVKLIGITGHGIPWIGGTILCLVKSSTLAGQEVLMNLLLALLLDIMTVAGMQKLIKRRGPFETSPSPLDYLTMDIYAFPAGHASRAAMVSKFFLSHLVLAVPLRVLLVLWALCVGLSRVMIGRHHITDVLSGFVIGYFQFRLVELVWMSSNTCQMLISAW; translated from the exons ATGCCTGGCGCCCAGAGCCGGGCCCGGGCCCGGGACCGCAACAACGTCCTCAACCGGGCCGAGTTCCTGTCGCTGAACCAGCCCCCCAAGGGGGCGCCGGAGCCCCGCAGCTCGGGCAGGAAGGCCTCGGGCCCCTCGGCACAGCCCTCGTGCCCTGGCGATGGGGCCCGCGAGCGGCGCCAGTCTCAGCAGCTGCCCGAGGAGGACTGCATGCAGCTGAACCCCTCCTTCAAGGGCATCGCCTTCAACTCCCTGCTGGCCATTGACATCTGCATGTCCAAGCGCCTGGGGGTGTGCGCCGGCCGGGCTGCGTCCTGGGCCAGCGCCCGCTCCATGGTCAAGCTCATTGGCATCACGGGCCACGGCATCCCCTGGATCGGGGGTACCATCCTCTGCCTGGTGAAGAGCAGCACGCTGGCCGGCCAGGAGGTGCTCATGAACCTACTTCTGG ccctgctCCTGGACATCATGACGGTGGCGGGCATGCAGAAGCTCATCAAGCGGCGCGGCCCGTTTGAGACGAGCCCCAGCCCCCTGGACTACCTCACCATGGATATCTACGCCTTCCCCGCCGGACACGCCAGCCGCGCGGCCATGGTGTCCAAGTTCTTCCTCAGCCACCTGGTGCTGGCGGTGCCCCTGCGCGTCTTGCTGGTGCTCTGGGCCCTCTGTGTGGGCCTGTCTCGGGTCATGATCGGCCGCCACCACATCACCGATGTCCTCTCCGGCTTCGTCATCGGCTACTTCCAGTTCCGCTTGGTCGAACTGGTCTGGATGTCCTCCAACACCTGCCAGATGCTCATCTCCGCCTGGTGA
- the PLPP7 gene encoding inactive phospholipid phosphatase 7 isoform X2, translating to MGPGPSCPGQWVRRAWLTGVWPAQKEAGQTRAKSGGPDLGLWPGAQPRPEQQEDYISQSPPNPGSEPLEDLNSPGPRQPGCSCGRVHLLGGSIGAGPHWGARLAAQLALTFPGSLVAAGGKQPCAVPHSIFNSCRRAGGEAGSRGGSRLPSLERRASQPGWVTVTMPGAQSRARARDRNNVLNRAEFLSLNQPPKGAPEPRSSGRKASGPSAQPSCPGDGARERRQSQQLPEEDCMQLNPSFKGIAFNSLLAIDICMSKRLGVCAGRAASWASARSMVKLIGITGHGIPWIGGTILCLVKSSTLAGQEVLMNLLLELTEAQRGQGTCPPPHARKW from the exons ATGGGACCAGGTCCAAGCTGTCCAGGCCAGTGGGTCAGGCGGGCCTGGCTCACAGGGGTCTGGCCTGCTCAGAAGGAAGCTGGTCAAACCAGGGCTAAGTCGGGGGGCCCCGATCTGGGCCTCTGGCCTGGGGCACAGCCGAGGCCAGAGCAGCAggaggactacatttcccagagtcCCCCAAACCCCGGGAGCGAGCCATTGGAAGATTTAAATAGCCCCGGCCCGAGGCAGCCAGGCTGCAGCTGTGGCCGTGTCCACCTCCTGGGTGGCTCCATTGGCGCTGGCCCGCACTGGGGGGCTCGATTGGCTGCCCAGCTGGCACTGACGTTCCCTGGGAGCCTGGTGGCAGCCGGAGGTAAACAGCCATGTGCAGTCCCGCACTCTATATTTAACAGCTGCCGCAGAGCAGGAGGGGAGGCCGGGAGCAGGGGAGGCTCCAGGCTTCCGTCTTTGGAGAGAAGGGCCTCACAGCCAGGCTGGGTGACTGTCACCATGCCTGGCGCCCAGAGCCGGGCCCGGGCCCGGGACCGCAACAACGTCCTCAACCGGGCCGAGTTCCTGTCGCTGAACCAGCCCCCCAAGGGGGCGCCGGAGCCCCGCAGCTCGGGCAGGAAGGCCTCGGGCCCCTCGGCACAGCCCTCGTGCCCTGGCGATGGGGCCCGCGAGCGGCGCCAGTCTCAGCAGCTGCCCGAGGAGGACTGCATGCAGCTGAACCCCTCCTTCAAGGGCATCGCCTTCAACTCCCTGCTGGCCATTGACATCTGCATGTCCAAGCGCCTGGGGGTGTGCGCCGGCCGGGCTGCGTCCTGGGCCAGCGCCCGCTCCATGGTCAAGCTCATTGGCATCACGGGCCACGGCATCCCCTGGATCGGGGGTACCATCCTCTGCCTGGTGAAGAGCAGCACGCTGGCCGGCCAGGAGGTGCTCATGAACCTACTTCTGG AgttaactgaggctcagaggggtcaaGGGACTTGCCCACCCCCACATGCCCGTAAGTGGTAG